A DNA window from Xanthomonas campestris pv. campestris str. ATCC 33913 contains the following coding sequences:
- the radC gene encoding RadC family protein — MHINDWPTDERPREKLLARGAAVLSDAELLAIFVGSGLRGQDAVRTARDLLHRHGPLRCLLDRPAKALARLPGLGPASACKLSAALELANRHLLSDLERGEALSDPSSVGRYFSQRLRARNYEVFAALFLDSRHRAIAFEELFTGTIDAAEIHPREVVRRALLHNAAAVVVGHNHPSGNPEPSEADRAVTQRLLQALGLVDIRLLDHFVIGDGRPVSLAERGWVP; from the coding sequence ATGCACATCAACGACTGGCCCACCGACGAACGCCCGCGCGAGAAACTTCTGGCCCGCGGCGCCGCTGTTCTCTCCGACGCCGAGCTGCTGGCGATCTTTGTCGGCTCGGGGTTGCGCGGCCAGGACGCGGTGCGCACCGCGCGCGACCTGCTGCACCGGCACGGCCCGCTGCGCTGCCTGCTGGATCGCCCGGCCAAGGCGCTGGCCCGCCTGCCCGGGCTGGGGCCGGCGTCGGCCTGCAAGCTGAGCGCTGCGCTGGAGCTGGCCAACCGGCACCTGCTCAGCGACCTGGAGCGCGGCGAGGCCTTGAGCGATCCCAGCAGCGTGGGGCGCTACTTCTCGCAGCGGCTGCGGGCGCGCAACTACGAAGTGTTCGCGGCACTGTTCCTGGACAGCCGCCATCGCGCGATCGCCTTCGAGGAGTTGTTCACCGGCACCATCGATGCGGCCGAGATCCATCCGCGCGAAGTGGTGCGGCGAGCGCTACTGCACAACGCGGCGGCGGTGGTCGTGGGCCACAACCATCCCTCCGGCAATCCGGAGCCGTCTGAGGCCGACCGCGCGGTCACCCAGCGCCTGCTGCAGGCCCTGGGGCTGGTGGATATCCGGCTGCTCGACCACTTCGTGATCGGGGATGGCCGGCCGGTCTCGCTGGCCGAGCGCGGCTGGGTGCCGTGA